In Microbacterium sp. AB, a single genomic region encodes these proteins:
- a CDS encoding ATP-dependent Clp protease ATP-binding subunit produces MPENNFPQDGPSSFDEFLARYLQGERARVTRSIDLSRFLGARTQELLQRAGRFALERGQRELDALHVLRVLVEDPAVADAVGRVGGDVAAIGRAAEERLPRPGEAAEVDTAAVTQAVQRALFHAFQVARSSGSTYIDPEHLFFALVLAQDTPAGQILAGSGVTAEALTQGVREATAPGAAPATPEQGASGGSMLEKYGTDLTARALAGELDPVIGRADEIEQTIEILSRRTKNNPVLVGEAGVGKTAVVEGLASAIVAGAVPDQLRDKRVVSLDLPAMLAGTRYRGDFEERLTKTMDEVAARKDELILFVDEIHMLVGAGGGNDGAMDAGNILKPRLARGELHLVGATTLREYRVIEKDSALERRFQPVRVGEPSIGDAVAILQGLRPAYEEHHRVSYTDDALRAAVELSDRYLTERVLPDKAIDLIDQAGARLRLRLGAPVDTQELVARLAELEGEKNAAVSAEHYEEASRVRDEIVALQARLAEATTPGDGVGAVVGEPEIAAVISRTTGIPVNRLTESERERLATLEDELHARVVGQDDAVAAVAKAVRRSRTGMGDAHRPVGSFLFLGPTGVGKTELAKALATSLFDDESAVVRFDMSEFGERHTVSRLVGSPPGYVGYDEAGQLTERVRRNPYSIVLFDEIEKAHPDVFNLLLQVLDDGRLTDGQGRTVDFRNTVVVMTSNLGSEFLTSRSGAIGFSATGREFDEKDLRDRVMGRLRESMRPEFLNRIDEIVLFRRLDEEQLGRIVGLLLGATRERLARREVTLEVTEAAVAWLAERGYEPESGARPLRRLIQREVDDRIADLFVSGELADGGDAALDVVDGEIVVRAYARVSS; encoded by the coding sequence ATGCCCGAGAACAACTTCCCCCAGGACGGCCCGAGCTCGTTCGACGAGTTCCTCGCCCGCTACCTGCAGGGCGAGCGTGCTCGCGTGACACGCTCCATCGATCTGAGCCGCTTCCTGGGCGCACGTACGCAGGAGCTTCTGCAGCGGGCGGGGCGCTTCGCCCTCGAACGCGGCCAGCGCGAGCTCGACGCCCTGCACGTGCTGCGCGTGCTCGTCGAGGACCCCGCCGTCGCCGATGCGGTCGGCCGGGTCGGAGGCGACGTCGCCGCCATCGGCCGCGCCGCCGAGGAGAGGCTCCCGCGGCCCGGCGAGGCGGCGGAGGTCGACACGGCCGCGGTGACGCAGGCCGTCCAGCGAGCGCTGTTCCACGCCTTCCAGGTCGCGCGCTCGTCCGGGTCGACCTACATCGATCCCGAGCACCTCTTCTTCGCCCTCGTGCTCGCGCAGGACACGCCCGCCGGCCAGATCCTCGCCGGCTCCGGCGTGACGGCGGAGGCGCTCACCCAGGGCGTCCGCGAGGCGACGGCGCCCGGCGCCGCGCCCGCGACGCCCGAGCAGGGCGCGAGCGGCGGCTCGATGCTCGAGAAGTACGGCACCGACCTCACGGCACGGGCGCTCGCCGGAGAGCTCGACCCCGTGATCGGACGCGCCGACGAGATCGAGCAGACGATCGAGATCCTCTCGCGCCGGACGAAGAACAACCCGGTGCTCGTCGGCGAGGCGGGCGTGGGGAAGACGGCGGTCGTGGAGGGGCTCGCATCCGCCATCGTCGCGGGCGCCGTCCCGGACCAGCTCCGCGACAAGCGGGTCGTCTCACTCGACCTGCCGGCCATGCTCGCCGGCACGCGGTACCGCGGGGACTTCGAGGAGCGCCTCACCAAGACGATGGACGAGGTCGCGGCCCGCAAGGACGAGCTGATCCTGTTCGTCGACGAGATCCACATGCTCGTGGGCGCAGGCGGCGGCAACGACGGGGCGATGGACGCGGGCAACATCCTGAAGCCCCGTCTCGCGCGCGGCGAGCTGCACCTCGTCGGCGCGACGACCCTCAGGGAGTACCGCGTCATCGAGAAGGACTCGGCGCTGGAGCGCCGCTTCCAGCCGGTGCGCGTGGGCGAGCCCTCGATCGGCGACGCGGTCGCGATCCTCCAGGGCCTGCGCCCCGCGTACGAAGAGCATCACCGCGTGAGCTACACCGACGACGCCCTGCGCGCGGCGGTCGAGCTGAGCGACCGCTACCTCACCGAGCGCGTGCTCCCGGACAAGGCGATCGACCTCATCGATCAGGCCGGCGCGCGCCTGAGGCTCCGTCTCGGCGCCCCCGTGGACACGCAGGAGCTCGTCGCGCGCCTGGCCGAGCTCGAGGGGGAGAAGAACGCCGCGGTGTCGGCCGAGCACTACGAGGAGGCGTCGCGCGTCCGCGACGAGATCGTCGCCCTGCAGGCGCGTCTGGCCGAGGCCACGACACCCGGCGACGGCGTCGGCGCGGTCGTCGGCGAGCCCGAGATCGCGGCGGTCATCAGCCGGACGACGGGCATCCCCGTGAACCGGCTCACCGAGAGCGAGCGCGAGCGCCTCGCGACGCTGGAGGACGAGCTGCACGCGCGCGTGGTCGGGCAGGACGACGCCGTCGCGGCCGTCGCGAAGGCCGTCCGGCGCAGTCGCACCGGCATGGGCGACGCGCATCGTCCCGTCGGATCCTTCCTGTTCCTCGGCCCGACGGGCGTGGGCAAGACGGAGCTGGCCAAGGCGCTCGCGACGAGCCTGTTCGACGACGAGAGCGCCGTCGTGCGCTTCGACATGAGCGAGTTCGGCGAGCGGCACACCGTGTCGCGGCTCGTCGGATCCCCTCCGGGATACGTCGGATACGACGAGGCCGGGCAGCTCACGGAGCGCGTGCGGCGCAACCCGTACTCGATCGTGCTGTTCGACGAGATCGAGAAGGCCCATCCCGACGTGTTCAACCTGCTGCTGCAGGTGCTCGACGACGGCCGGCTGACCGACGGGCAGGGGCGCACGGTCGACTTCCGCAACACGGTCGTCGTCATGACGTCGAACCTCGGAAGCGAGTTCCTCACATCGCGCTCCGGTGCGATCGGCTTCTCGGCGACGGGGCGCGAGTTCGACGAGAAGGATCTGCGCGATCGGGTGATGGGGCGCCTGCGCGAGTCGATGCGGCCGGAGTTCCTCAACCGGATCGACGAGATCGTGCTGTTCCGCCGGCTCGACGAGGAGCAGCTCGGCCGCATCGTCGGCCTCCTCCTCGGCGCGACCCGCGAACGGCTCGCCCGGCGCGAGGTCACGCTGGAGGTGACCGAGGCCGCCGTCGCGTGGCTGGCCGAGCGCGGCTACGAGCCCGAGTCCGGCGCGCGTCCGCTGCGTCGGCTCATCCAGCGGGAGGTCGACGACCGCATCGCCGACCTCTTCGTGAGCGGCGAGCTCGCCGACGGCGGCGACGCCGCGCTCGACGTCGTCGACGGCGAGATCGTGGTGCGCGCGTACGCTAGGGTTTCCTCATGA